Genomic DNA from Thiosocius teredinicola:
TTGCCGCCAACATCGGTTGCGATTACCGGTAGGCCGGTCGCCATGGCTTCAAGGATGGTGTTCGAGATGCCCTCGGCCTGCGAGGGCAGTACGAATACATCGAAGCCGCGCATCACCTCGGGCACGTTATCGAGGCTGCCGGGCAGCCAACATTGGTCGGGCAGGCCGGCGTTGTCGAGCAGATCACTACAGATTTCGCGTAGCGGCCCGTCGCCGACCAACACCAGCCGCAGGTTCGGTTGCAATGCCGGATGCTGTTCGCACAGTTGGATAAAGGCCTTGCACAGCGTGACCTGATCCTTCACGCCATGCATGCGGCCAACGGTACCGAACACCACGCTGTTTGCATCGACGAAGCCTTCGGGCAGCGCCGAGCTGTCGCCCGGTGCAAAGCGTCGGTTGTCGACACCGTTATAGATGCGGCTGACCTTGTCGGCCTTGATGCCGACGCGCTCGAGCAGATAGCTCTCCAGCTCACGCGACAAGGCGATGAAGCGATGCACCAGGGGGCTGTGTGCGCGCCTTAACCATTGGTATTTGCGGTTGCTGCCATCCGGGTCGCTGACATCCCAGCCGTGTTCGCCGTGCACGCGGCACGGTACGCGCGCCAGCCAGGCCGGGATCTGCGCTTCAAGGCAGCCGATGTTGCGTGTATGCACGACAGCCGGTCGCAGTTGGCGAAACAATTTGTACAGGTCGCGCCACAGTCCGAAGTCCTGCCCCGGCTTCTTGTGCATCTCGTACACGCGTACATCGTCGCGTTGGATGCGCTGTTGGAAGTCGGTCGATTCGGTCAGGCAGACGATCGCATTACGGTAGCGATCGCTCGGTAATTGATTAACCAGGTTGACGACGCCATTTTCCAGCCCGCCGACCTGTAGGCGGTAGAGCACGTGGAGTACAAGCGGGCGTGGGTCGTCGTGAGCGACGGCAGGGGACGGCAAGACAGATTCCGATGGTTAATGACCGCCGCGATTATCGCAGGCGGTCAGCCACCAAGAAAGGGTGAATGGCGCGGGGTGTTAACCCTCGAGCATGCTGCGGACTTCGGCGATCTCTTCGGCCGGGCCTTCCATGTCGACGATGATCACCTCGGGCTCCATGCCGATCTTGGCGAATGCCGGCACGTGCGACCAATCGGTTTCGGCTTCGGGGCCACCCTTGGCCGACAGGTTCTGCAGGCGTGCCACCAAGACCACGTCTGCATAGGTCGGGGTCGGGCCCGGGTCGTAGCTCAGGTCGTAGACCGCGGTCGGGATGTTCTGCAGCGACGATGCGAAGTTCCAGTGCTTGAGGATGCGCGCGCCGATCTCGGGTGCCAGCTCTTCGATCAGCTGGTGGATAACCAGCGTGTCGGCGTCGAAGCCGAACAGTTCGTCGATCTTGGTCAGCAGCGGCAGTGCGCCGATGTTGTGAATCAGGCCGCCGAGCATCGCCTGCTCGTTTTCCAGCTCGGGTACGGCGCCGGCCAGCACGCGGCTGATCGCGGCGACCTGCAGGCTGTCGTCCCAGATCTTACGGAACTGCTTGTCGAGTGCGTCGGAGGTTGCCTGGAAGATCTGACGCATCGCCAGGCTGACCACCAGGCTGCGCACCATCTTCACGCCCAGACGGGTGACCGCCTGCTGGATCGTGTCGATCTCGCGGCTGCCGCGGTACAGCGGGCTGTTGGCGACCTGCAACAGGCGCGCCGACAGGGCGGCGTCGTTGGCCACCATCTTGGCGATCGAGGCTGCGTCTGCCGTATCGCTCTCGACTGCATCGCGCACCTGCAGGGCCACCTCAGGCAGGGTGGGGAGCTGCAGCTCATTGTTCTCGATTTCTTTGCGGATGACGTCGGCTAGGTCGGCACTCTGCGCAGCGTTGAGCATGTCGGCTCCGGTTCAGCAGTAAATGATAAGAACTACTGCGGAAGGAGCCGGCAAAACTTGAGGGAAACTCACTCCTCAATCGGTGGCAGTTCGTACGGCAGGTCCAGCAGTTTCAGGGCCGGCCCGTCGACCGAATCCAGGTGGATATCGCCGCCATCTGCGACGCTGATTTCGAGCACCGCCAGCACCTCGTAGCCACCGTCAGGCGATGGCGCGGCATCCACGATGCGGCCGGCGCCCTGGCCCGATGCGCTGGTCGGGGAGTGCAGCTCGGTGCCCGGCGCGGGGCGCTCGCCGACATCCGCGTGCAGGCGGTACATGCGGCGCTTGAGTTTGCCCAGGTACTGCATGCGCGCGACGATCTCCTGGCCGGTGTAGCAGCCCTTGGTGAAACTCACGCCGCCGATCAGCTGCATATTGGTCATCTGCGGCACGAAGGCCTCGACCGTGTCTTCGAACACCGTCGGCATACCGGCGCGGATATCCATCAGCGCCCAGAACTCCGGGCCGCTCTGCTCGGCCTTGGCGCTAATGTCGGCCCACAGCCCGGTCATGGTCGCGACCGGGGCGATCAGTTCGAAGCGGGGCCGGTCGCCCGGCAGGCGGATGATCGTCAGGTCATCGCGGGTTTCGCTGGCCTTGTCGCCGCTCGGCGCGAACGGCAGCAGTCCGGCGGCACAGTCGCCGGCCAGTCCGACCCGCGCGAGCTGCTCGCTGGCGTTTTCGAGTTTCACCTGCGAGCGCAATACGAACATCGTGAGCCGTTTGAGCGTGGCGTCGAGGCGCTCCATCGGCAATTGCATGTACAGGTCGTCACCGCGCTGAAAGATCAGGAAGCTGCCGAGCATGCGGCCTTTCGGGCTGCAATAACTGCTCAGCTGTACCAGCTCGGGGCTGACCTCGCGGATATCGTTGGTCAGTTGGCCCTGTAAAAAGGTGCGGGTGTCGTCGCCGTTGACCTTGATCAGGCCGAAATGCGACAGGTCGGTAACGGCACAGTCGGGAAAGGTCAGGCCCAACGGTGCTTTCGGGGTAACGGTTTCTTGCCAGGTATTCATCGTGATGTGCTGCTCTGGTTGAATTCGCGCCGAACCGGCGCGGCAATGGCGTTATCATAAACAATCCGCCGCTGAGGTTAAGCGGCCAACCCCAGGTAGATTTGTGACCGCCAACGCCCTGCGCCCCGGCAGCCTCGTGCTGTACAAGATTCACCCCGCCATCGTCAGCGATGTTGCCGACAAGATCGAGATCAAGCTCGCCGGCGGCAAATCGAAGCGGGTACGCGACAAGGACGTTACGCTGCTGCACCCGGGGCCCTTGTCGAGCCTCGGCGCGCTCGAGGCCGGCGAGGCCGCGATCGACGAGGCGTGGGAACTGCTCGAAGGCGAGGAGGTCGCGCTGGCCGATCTGGCCGAGTTTCTGTACGGCGAGTTCTCCCCGGCGACTGCGTGGGGCGCGTGGGAGATCTTGCAGGATGGCCTGTATTTCGAGGGAGATGCCGGCCAGATCCGTCGTCGTAGCGAAAGCGACATCGCCGCCGAACGCGAGGCGCGCAACGCCAAGCAGCGCGCCGAGACCGAGTGGCAGGATTTTCTCGAACGTGTCGAGCGCGCCGAGCTCGAGGACGAAGATCGCAAGAAGCTGGCCGACGTCGAGCGGGTGGCGCTCGGCACTGCCGAACGCAGCCGGATCCTGAGCGCTTTCGATGTGCCCGAGACGCCCGAGGCGGCACACCAGTTTCTGATCCGCTGCGGCTACTGGCCGGCCCACGAAAACCCCTGGCCGCGGCGTGCCGGGGCGCGCCTCGAAGCCGTCGAGATCGGTGTGCCCGACCTGCCGGACGAGCCGCGCCGCGACCTGACCCACCTCGCAGCCTGGGCCATTGACGACGCCGGCAACGAAGACCCGGACGACGCCATCAGTCTCGATGGCGACCGGCTGTGGGTGCACGTGGCCGATGTTGCGGCGCTGGTGCGGGCGGGCGGGCACATGGACATGGCCGCGCAGGAGCGCAGCGCCAACCTCTATCTGCCTGAGTTCATCCACACGATGCTGCCCGAATCGGTCACCCATCGCCTGGGCCTTGGCCTTGCCGAGCAGTCACCGGCGTTGTCGATCGGTTTTGTGTTCGACGGCGGGCAGATCACCGATATCGAGGTGGTGCCTTCGTGGGTGCGTGTTTCGCGTTCGACCTACGACGAGGTCGACACCCGCATGCATGAAGAGCCGTTCGCATCGATCGCCAAGATCACTGACGCTTTTCGTGCTCAGCGCGTGGCGCGCGGTGCCGCACGCATCGATCTGCCTGAGGTGTCTGTGCGGGTGATCGATGGCGAAGTCGTGATCCGCTCGTTACCCAAGCTGGCCAGCCGCGACATGGTGACCGACGCGATGCTGATGGCCGGCGAGGCCGCGGCGCGTTTCGCCCAGGCCAACGGGGTCGCCATCCCGTACGCGATGCAGCCGCCGCCCGACGAGGTGCGCAGCCCGCAGAGCATGTCCGAGATGTTCGCCTACCGGCGGTTGTTCAAACCGAGCCGGGCGTCAATCGAGCCCGACGCTCATTTCGGTCTCGGGCTGGAGATCTATGCGCGTGCGACCAGCCCGTTGCGCCGCTATGCCGACCTGGTGGTGCACCAGCAACTGCGTGCCTACGTCACCGAAGGCAAGCCGCTGTCGCCCGACGCCCTGTTGGAAAAGATCGCCTCGGTCGACCGCGCGAATGCGACCATCCGCCGAGCCGAACGGTTGTCAAATCTGCATTGGAAACTGGTGCACCTGGGGCGCAATCCGGACTGGCAGGGCGAAGCCGTGATAGTGGCGCTCGAGGAGCGCAAGACAACCGTAATCGTGCCCGAGCTCGCCCTCGAGACCAAGCTGCGTGCCTCGCCCGAACACCAGCTTGATCAGCCGCTGAAGATTGCCGTGCGCGAGGTCGATGTGCCATCGCAGGCTGCTTATTTTCGGGTTCTTGGCTAGAAAAAACAGTCTGCCCGGCCGGTTCGGGTGATGGACTTTCGATTTTGTTGATAAGTGTCATCAGCCGCCGGACAAACCGCGACGCTGCGTCTTAGAGAAATCACCTCGAACACGTATACTTCGAGGTTCGTTGAAACTGCGCCTCTCAATTGGAGATCAGCATGCCCATGACCGACCGGCCCGCGCCCGGTACCCGCAAGGGTGTCACCAAACCCTCTGAGGAATTCGCCGATTTCTGCGAAGCCGAATTTGAGCGGCGGCTGAACTCGGGCGTTGAGTTCAACGAAACCCTGTATCGCAAGGCCATGCTGATGGTGATGGATCGGCTGACGCAGCTCGAGGAAGAGGGCGCCGCATGATCATCCACAAGATCCGCGCTGAAAACGTCCTCAAGTACGCCAAGCTGTCGATCGATCTTTCGGAGCATGGGCTGATCGCGATCAGCGGTCCCAACGAATCGGGCAAGAGCAGTATCGGTGAGACTCTGTGCTTCGCCTTGTTCGGGCGAACCTTCTCGATCGGTCCGGGCGACATCCAAAAGGTGATCCGCTGGGGCGAGAATCATTGCAACGCCACCACCGAATTCTCGGTAGAGGGCACGCGCTACGAGCTGACCCGTTTTCTCGATCGTGACGGCAACCACAGCGCCAAGCTGGCGCGCGACGATGATCCGGAAGATCCGATCGCGCGCGGGGTGAATGCCGTAGGCGATGCCTTGTTCGGCATCCTCGGATTCGAGTACGACGAGTTCGTTGAGTCGTTTTATCTCGCGCAGCGCGAGATCACGACGCCGCATCCGCACAGCCACGCGGTCAAGATCATGGCCGGTATCGCGCCGCTCGAGCATGTAGCCAACGGCTTGCAGGGCGAGATCGAAGAGCGCGAGGAACTGCTCGGCGAGATCCAGGCCGAGTGGGAGGCCGTCGATCAGGACGTCAAGGGGCTGGGTATCGAGGAAGGGCGCATGCCGCGCCTCGAAGACGAGCGTTACCAGACCCACCAGCAGCGTGAACAGATCGACGGGCTGATCAACGACGTCAATGAAAGTTTCGGCGTATTCAGCAGTTGCACCGATGAGATCTACCGTGCCGAAAGCAAAAAGGGGCGCTCGTCGTTTCTGCGCTTCATTCTCTTCCTGTTGGCCGTGGCGCTGGGTGGTGTTTGGGCCTTGTTGACCTACGGCGATCAACTGCCGCAGACGCAGACCGTGCGCGAGCTACTGGCGCAGTACATCCCGCAATGGGACGACGCCAAGGTGATCTGGATCGCCTATGCCGCTGCCGCCGTCGGCGTGCTGTTCCTGCTCTCGTGGATCGCCGTTGCCGGCACCAAGCGACGCATCGCAAGACTGCGCGCGCAGGCGGCCGAACTGGGCGATGTGCTTGGCAAGGCACGCGAGATCGATGTCGAGACGGCGTCTGACGAGGTTGTCGAAGGCGATGACGACAACGAAGAACCGTTGGCGGTCGCCGTCGAGGATGCGGCCGATGAAGAAGAGGTCGCAATCCGTGCGACCCGGCCGGAGTACGCCGAGTACCAGTCGGTGCGTGCGATGATCGAAAAGGGCGACGCCACGATCCGCATGGTCGACGATTACTGCGAGCGTGAGACCGGCTGGTTGAAGCTGGTCTCGGACCAGCTGGGCGAGCAGATTCACGACCTCGACGGCGAGATCGACGACGAACAAAGCCGTGTGCAGGAAGCGATCAACCTGTCGGATGTGCTCAATGGCCTGACCGACAAGCGTGAAGAGGTCGAAGAGCGAATCGAAGACCGCCACCGTGCCCTGGAACTGCTGCAGGGCGCGATCGCCCACCTGTCCGGCCACTTCAATCGCGACATCAAAGAACTGGTCGGCAAGATGCTGCCGCTGTTCACCGACGGCCGCTACGAACACCTGCAGATCGACCCCGGCCTCAAGGTACGCGTGTTCTCGAGTGAGAAACGCGATTTTATGGACCTCGACGAGGTTTCCAGCGGTACTCAGCGCCAGATCATGCTCGCGCTGCGCCTGGCCCTGTCGAAGAAGCTGTTGAGCCGCACCGTGAAAGGCAAGCAGTTCGCCTTCCTCGACGAACCGTTCGCCTTCTTCGACCAGGAACGCACCCGCCAGGCCCTGCATGCACTCGCCAACCTCGGCGACGACATCAGCCAGGTGTGGATCGTGTCGCAGGACTTCCCGGAGAACTGCGAGGAGACCTTCGACACCACGATTCACTGCGATCGCGACAGCGATACCCTAAATCTGACAACTTGATGTAGAATGCGCGGCTTTCCGGCGACAAGGTCGGAATCCGGCGAGCCTCAAGTGCGCTGTCGGGACACAATCTGGAGAGGTGGCTGAGCGGTTGAAAGCGCACGATTCGAAATCGTGTTTAGGTTAGCGCCTAACGAGGGTTCGAATCCCTCCCTCTCCGCCAATAAAACAAAAGGCCCCCGTGTGGGGCCTTTTGTTTTATTCGACCTCGAGCGATTGATTCGAACCCTCGTTTCTAAATGGCGGTTCGACAGCCGGCACGCAGTGCTGGCGCAGACGCCGGCTATGCCGGTGCCCCGAAGGGGTGAGCTGCGAAGCAGCGAATCAATCCCTCCCTCTCCGCCAATAAAACAAAAGGCCCCCGTGCGGGGCCTTTTGTTTTATTCGACTACGAGCGATTGATTCGAACCCTCGTTTTTAAATGGCGGTTCGACAGCCGGCACGCAGTGCTGGCGCAGACGCCGGCTACGCCGGCGCCCCGAAGGGGAGAGCTGCGAAGCAGCGAATCAATCCCTCCCTCTCCGCCAGTAAAGGAAAAGGCCCCCGCGTGGGGCCTTTTGTTTTATTCGACTACGAGCGATTGATTCGGACCCTCGTTTTTAAATGGCGGTTCGACAGCCGGTACGCAGTGCTGGCGCAGACGCCGGCTATGCCGGCGCCCCGAAGGGGTGAGCTGCGAAGCAGCGAATCAATCCCTCCCTCTCCGCCAATTAAGTAAAAGGCCCCCGCGTGGGGCCTTTTGCTTTGTTCGACTACGAGTGATCCGATTCGAACCCTCGTTTCTAAATGGTGGTTCGACAGCCAGCCCGACCAACCGGTCCAATTTTGCATGAGGAGCGATCGTCCCAGAGCGGCCAAGCATTCCGGGTCTCTAGTTCGTTCGAAAGATACCCAACATATTCGGTTACTTTGCAGAATGACCCAATAACAGCTCGATAATCGCTTGCTGTTTCCGATGCTTGGCCAAATCCAAGGCGGTTTGCCCATACTGATTTTTTACGTCGATATCAGCGCCTTGCTCGATCATCGAGGTCATCGCCTTCACCCTCCATTCGACAGGCAAGTCAGAAATCACCGTCGTCGTGATCAGTGGGTTGCCCACGTCGTCCATGAAATTAGGGTTGAACCCATAGGTCATGAGCGCATCGGCAATTATGACCCGTTTGGCTTGTTTGGCAGCGATTCTTTGGTCTGCCTTTTTCCTGGCGGCAGCGATGTCGGCTTCGCTTACGATGTCCCTGCTGTATCCGCCAGGAGGTGGCGCTGCCGGCAGAATCGTGCATTCAACCAAGTAGGAAATCTGCTTTGGGGCCAGAGAAGCGGCAGATGCTGGCTCGAACTCGCCGTGTTTCGCTTCCAAACACCAACGCGACATGTCCTCCGCCAATGCGAAGTCCTGAGCAAAGGAAGGTCCGCAGAACCCCGCGACTGCAATAGCGATGACCGCGAGTCTAGCCAGACGCTTAAGGCGTGAACTCAACGTAACCTCCCGTTCTTGGTACTAAGCGATGCGGCAACGCATCTGACGGCCAATGTCCTATCGAGTTCTAGTATTGTTGCGAACTTATCCATTTATTGCGCTGCATGACTTGGTTGTTTTCGCCGCTGTTTGCACTGAAAACGCTGACATTAAAGAAAGGCGCATAAGCCTGTGCAATACTTGGTTTCGGCATCTGCCGCTCATTTGAGCAGACCAGCCCTGAGATGACAAAGTGATGCCGAATACCTTGGTCATTCAATCCCACCGGTCACCCTTGCCCTATCCATGGCTTGCTGGCTGCTTGGAATCGGTACGCCGTTGGTGCGTTTTCAACAAGTTTGACTACCGTTTCCTCGATGATGAGCTGTTCACTTGCCTCGACGCTGAGTTGCTGGAGAAATCTGCAGAACAAAGGGTGATCGCAGCGGATCTGGCGCGTCTGAAAGTACTACAAACTGCTTTGCGTGACGGCATTGAAACAGTGGTTTGGCTAGATGCAGATTTCCTGATCTGCGATCCGGATAATTTTGTGTTGCCCGAGACACCGTACGCTGTCGGTCGCGAGGTCTGGGTGCAGCACGATCGGCAAGGGAGGCTGAAGGTGTACAAAAAGGTTCACAACGCCTTCCTGATGTTCCGTCACGGCAACACGTTTTTAGACTTTTATCTCGAGACAGCCGAACGACTGTTGCGCCAACACCAAGGCGGAATGCCACCGCAGTTCATCGGACCAAAACTGCTGACGGCCCTACATAACGTCTGCCAGCTACCCGTTATGGAATCCGCTGGAATGCTGAGTCCGTTGGTGATCCGAGATCTGCTGCAGGGCGGGGGAGAGGCGCTGCGGATGTTTCATGCGAAGTCAGCCGCGCCGCTGGCGGGCGCCAATCTCTGTGCATCGAGTTGTGACAAGGGCCAGGTAGACAGTGCCGAGATGGGGCAGCTTATCGAGGCCCTGACTGCGAAACCGCATCTATTGCTGTGAGCTGTGGTGCGGCCGCACCAGAGCCTTGGGATGGCGTGCGTTCCAAAGGTCGTATTCGGAATGTCGACGATGGCTTCGACGGCAATTGGTAAGCACGATATTTTCCTCGGTATGGGCTTTGCGGGAGCTTCCAGCCTGTCTAGTGATTAGCAGCATCGGTTGAAGTATTATCCGAGGCACTCGCGGAAGGCTGGTAATACCTACGCGGTCGTGTGCGAAGGCAAACGGTCCCCCAATTGTCTAAGAATGTGCCGAAGGAACAACACCCATGAGGCGACTCTATTTTCTCGTGCCAGATCTGAAAACCACACATCTCGTGGTGCGGGCTTTAAAAGCTCAGGGAGTTGATGACCGCCATGTCCATGTGGTTGCTGCGCCGGGTACCGAGCTGGATGATCTGCACGAAGCGACCGTCAAAGAGACGAGCTACCTGATGCCTGCCATGAAGAAGGGCGCCGAGTACGGGGGCACGATGGGGCTGCTGGTCGGGCTGCTGGCTCTTAGTCTCCCCGGGGTCGTACTCGCAGGTGGGGCAATGCTCGCAATGGGTGTGCTGGGAGCGGGAATGGGAGCTTGCCTGGGTTGTTTACTCGGCGAAGATATCGAAAACGTGCATGTGAAAAAGTATGCATCAGCGATTGCCGGCGGCCAGTTGCTTGTGCTGGTGGATGTGCCTGAAAAGCGAGTGGGTGAGTTTCAGGCGTTGATCAAGCAACACTATCCCGACGCCAAGCTGGAAGACACAGAGGCGACGTCGCCGGAGTTTCCGTACTGAGGCGCAACGAGACTGCGAGCGCATTCGGTATAAGGCGATCGCGGGTCACGCATCAGAGGCCATGTCGCGTTCAAGACTGAAGCCGCAGCGTCATGCTGACAGCGCGCCGCAGCCCCCACACTCTGATTCCGTTATCGCCAAGCGAGTCGCTAACCATTGGCCAGCGATCCGGCGGATCGTTCTGCCTCTTTTTGACTCAGGCCAGCGCGCTTACCCATTCGTTTGCCCACAAGGCAGCCGTGAGTGGCTGATTGTCGACCTTTCTCGCATCCAATGCGCAGATTTCGCCGACTCGTTTGGCGCCGGATAGATACAAGGCATTCTCCATCATGTAGCCTGCTTGGGCGAAGTGCTCGTAGCCGCTGTCTCCCAACGCGATGATGCCGTAAGTGCGGTCCTTGAGGTCGACGGTTTGCTCGTCGAGCGCGAAGAACAGCGGATACAGGTTGCTCGGCAGTTCGCCGTTCCCAGTGGTAGAGCAACACACCAGTAGCGCTTCGTCGGCATCCTGTTGCAAGTCGTGAGTTGTAGGCTCGGTATTGAGCCGTGTTTCGTGACCCTGCCGGTTCAGCACATGGGCAACGGCGGCCGCAGTCTGTAGGGCGCGGCCGTTCACAGAACCAACGATGATCTGTATCTTTGCCACGGCTTTACCTCGTCAGCAACCGTTTGCCGGCTCAGCGGACTGCAACCGGGGTGAATTATTCAACCCAGCCTTCTTCTTCCATATCCTCGAAGCGCGAATCGGACTTCGAGGTTTTCTTGCTGACCACGCGCTGTAGCATCGGCGACATATCGCCACTCAGCTCGCCTTGCAGTTCTTCGATGATCTCTTCGATCTCAGGTCCGCCTTTGACGACGATGGGATTGACGCCCAGCATGACCAGCTGCTTAGTGGCCGAACCCCCGATTGACCCGACGTAGACCAGGTCGCAGCCGTGCAGCCATTTCAGCTTCGGTTTCAGCTTGTCTTCGTTGCCGTCTTTCTTTTCTTTGGGAAACACCTTGGTTGCCATCAGCGTGGCTGAATCAGCGTCTACGCCGAACACATGGAAACCCTGCGAGGAACCGAAATGTTGGTTGACGCATTCGCCGTCCGACGAGGCGAAAGCCACCATCAACAGGTTTGGGTCGGCTGCCACTTCGGCAACGCTCTCGACTTCGGCCACTTCACTCATCGCTTCCTCCGCTCAAGTGGGCAAGGTGGTCACAACTACTCAAGTATCAGCACGATTCGTTCCACCCAAACTCGGCGCGCCGAAGGCATGGCATAACACTTGCCACACAACAGCCAACGCCTTGAGTAGGACCGATCTAGAGGCGGCAACCTGGTCAAATCCGGGTCGTGATAGGGACATTCACTGTAGCGATTGTAAGTTTTACAACAACGCGCCTGATGCTGGTCGCCTGGTTTTGGCGAGTACCCGACAGGACGCATCTGGTGGGAGATCAAGATGGCAAAGATAGGTCTTTTCTACGATACCGATACCGGCAACACCCGCAAGGTCGCCAAGCTGATCAACAAGCTGTTCGACGACGGCGATATCGACATGAAGAATGTCACCAAACTCGAGCCGGCCGACTTCGAGGCATATTCCGCCTTCATCCTCGGTACGCCCACGCTCGGCGATGGTGAATTGCCCGAGAACTGGGAGGCCTTCCTGCCGCAGCTCGACAATGTCGATTTCAATGGCAAGACCGTTGCCTTGTTCGGCCTGGGTGACCAGGAAGAGTACTCGCACGAGTTTGTCGACGGGCTTGGCCTGTTGTACGAAAAGCTCGATTCGCTGGGTGCTTCGTTCATCGGTTTCTGGCCGACCGAAGGCTATGAGTATGAGATTTCGGCAGCCGAAGTCGACGACCAGTTCTGTGGCCTGGTGATCGACCAGGACAATCAATCGGGCCAAACCAAAGAGCGTGTCGAAGCCTGGGTGGCGCAGATTAAGCCGGCGTTGCTGGCAGCCGCCACCGAAGCCGAAGCGGCTTGATCGCGTGACGGGTATGAACGAGTAGGGACGGGTAATCGAAGATGAAACTGACTGACATCGCCTTTGAAGACGACGCGTTCAAAGCCTGTGTGCTGGCCACCGGGTGCGAGAACGCCGAAGACATTACCGAACTCGTTTGCCGCAAACAGAAGATCACGAGTGCGGCGGGCGTCGAGCATCTGTGCAATCTGAAATTGTTGGACCTGACGCGCAATGAACTCGGTGCACTGGACCTGGCGAAAAACACCAAGCTTGAAGAATTGTTTGTTGGGAATAATGAGCTCGAGATGTTGGATATCAGCGGTTGTACTGAGCTGACTTACATCGAGGTGTTCATCAATCAGCTTGAAGAGCTGAACGTCGGCAACAGCCCGATGCTGGAAACCCTGTGCGCAGACAAGAACGACCTCGAAAGCCTCGACGTCAGCAAGAATCCCGAGTTGCTCGATCTTCGTCTGAGCGGTAATGAGCTGTCGGAGCTTGATCTGTCGGCCAACGCAAAGCTGGAGAAACTGGATCTGCAGAAGAACCCGCTAAGCGATGAAACCAAGGCCGCCATCCAGGAGCTCGGCGACATTCAGGTTCATCTTTAAGGCTTGAGGGGCAACACCGACGACGCCAAATGCTTGCGCCGTTCGCCCGGTGTTCATGCCGGGTGGAGCGATTGCGACTAGTGGCAAGAACGCCGAGCACGATCTAACGGCGATTGTCGTAGTTAAACCGCAGTTTGTGATGCCGATGATGGTTTGGCAGATAGCTTCAATGATTCACGTGTCGGCCCACTGTCTCACCAGGTTGTGATACAGCCCGCTCAGCCGCAGGACATCATCGTGGTTGTCGCCAAGCGATGCAGTCAATGACTGTATCGAATGGTCCAGGTCGTGCAGCATTGCGCGCTGCTGGTTGTCGCGCACCATGCTCTGCATCCAGAAGAATGAGCTGATGCGTTCACCACGGTTGACGGGTGTTACCTGGTGCAGGCTGGTCGAAGGGTAGAGGATCATATCGCCGGCCGGCAGTTTCACCGATTGGCAACCGTAGTTGTCCTCGATCAGCAGTTCGCCACCGTCGTACTCGTCGGGTTCGCTGAAAAACAATGTAGCCGACAGGTCGGTACGGATGCGGACGATCGAGCCGGGGATCGCACGGATGGCATTGTCGACATGCAGACCGAAAGACTCGCCGCCGCCGTAGCGGTTGAATAGGGGTGGAAATATCTTTGCCGGCAAGGCTGCCGAGATAAAGGTCGGGTGCCCTGCCAAGGCATCCAGAATGCGATCTCCGATCGCTCGTGCGGTCGCTGAATCTTCCGGTAGTTGTCGATTGGTTTTGACGGCCCCGGATTGTGTGCCCGCGGTAACCTTGCCGTCGACCCACGCGGCTTGGTCCATTTGTTGACGGATGTCGGCCACTTCCTGTTTGGTGAATACGTTCTCGACAACGGTCAGCATGGGCGTTCTCTCAATAAAAGGACGCCTCCGGACAGAGGCCCGGAGACGTCAAGG
This window encodes:
- the ygfZ gene encoding CAF17-like 4Fe-4S cluster assembly/insertion protein YgfZ; the encoded protein is MNTWQETVTPKAPLGLTFPDCAVTDLSHFGLIKVNGDDTRTFLQGQLTNDIREVSPELVQLSSYCSPKGRMLGSFLIFQRGDDLYMQLPMERLDATLKRLTMFVLRSQVKLENASEQLARVGLAGDCAAGLLPFAPSGDKASETRDDLTIIRLPGDRPRFELIAPVATMTGLWADISAKAEQSGPEFWALMDIRAGMPTVFEDTVEAFVPQMTNMQLIGGVSFTKGCYTGQEIVARMQYLGKLKRRMYRLHADVGERPAPGTELHSPTSASGQGAGRIVDAAPSPDGGYEVLAVLEISVADGGDIHLDSVDGPALKLLDLPYELPPIEE
- a CDS encoding RNB domain-containing ribonuclease, giving the protein MTANALRPGSLVLYKIHPAIVSDVADKIEIKLAGGKSKRVRDKDVTLLHPGPLSSLGALEAGEAAIDEAWELLEGEEVALADLAEFLYGEFSPATAWGAWEILQDGLYFEGDAGQIRRRSESDIAAEREARNAKQRAETEWQDFLERVERAELEDEDRKKLADVERVALGTAERSRILSAFDVPETPEAAHQFLIRCGYWPAHENPWPRRAGARLEAVEIGVPDLPDEPRRDLTHLAAWAIDDAGNEDPDDAISLDGDRLWVHVADVAALVRAGGHMDMAAQERSANLYLPEFIHTMLPESVTHRLGLGLAEQSPALSIGFVFDGGQITDIEVVPSWVRVSRSTYDEVDTRMHEEPFASIAKITDAFRAQRVARGAARIDLPEVSVRVIDGEVVIRSLPKLASRDMVTDAMLMAGEAAARFAQANGVAIPYAMQPPPDEVRSPQSMSEMFAYRRLFKPSRASIEPDAHFGLGLEIYARATSPLRRYADLVVHQQLRAYVTEGKPLSPDALLEKIASVDRANATIRRAERLSNLHWKLVHLGRNPDWQGEAVIVALEERKTTVIVPELALETKLRASPEHQLDQPLKIAVREVDVPSQAAYFRVLG
- a CDS encoding HDOD domain-containing protein produces the protein MLNAAQSADLADVIRKEIENNELQLPTLPEVALQVRDAVESDTADAASIAKMVANDAALSARLLQVANSPLYRGSREIDTIQQAVTRLGVKMVRSLVVSLAMRQIFQATSDALDKQFRKIWDDSLQVAAISRVLAGAVPELENEQAMLGGLIHNIGALPLLTKIDELFGFDADTLVIHQLIEELAPEIGARILKHWNFASSLQNIPTAVYDLSYDPGPTPTYADVVLVARLQNLSAKGGPEAETDWSHVPAFAKIGMEPEVIIVDMEGPAEEIAEVRSMLEG
- a CDS encoding TIGR03088 family PEP-CTERM/XrtA system glycosyltransferase — protein: MPSPAVAHDDPRPLVLHVLYRLQVGGLENGVVNLVNQLPSDRYRNAIVCLTESTDFQQRIQRDDVRVYEMHKKPGQDFGLWRDLYKLFRQLRPAVVHTRNIGCLEAQIPAWLARVPCRVHGEHGWDVSDPDGSNRKYQWLRRAHSPLVHRFIALSRELESYLLERVGIKADKVSRIYNGVDNRRFAPGDSSALPEGFVDANSVVFGTVGRMHGVKDQVTLCKAFIQLCEQHPALQPNLRLVLVGDGPLREICSDLLDNAGLPDQCWLPGSLDNVPEVMRGFDVFVLPSQAEGISNTILEAMATGLPVIATDVGGNSELIDIGRTGVVVPPNSPTAMAEQMAIYAGNGPLRHTHGEAGCERIRRQFSMAQMLSAYGGVYDQLLDKRGSA